Part of the Tenacibaculum sp. SZ-18 genome, CACATTGCTGTGAAAAATACACCTGAAGTAAAAATATCTATATAATTTTCAGTTTTAATTTCATAACCGTAATACTGGTATACTAGATATGTTATTGCTACCGTTGCTACAAATAAAACAAAGCCAATAACTTTTTCTCTCTTATTTGTCCTAGAAATTGGAACTACAATTTTTTCATCTTTTTTTCTACTCCAGTTCCACCAACCATAAATACTCATTACCGAGTAATAGAAATTCATCATCATATCACCAAAATATTCGGCTTTATACAATAAATAAACTGTAATAACAGTAGCTACTAATCCAGTTGGATATACAAGAATATTTTCTTTTTTAGCATACCAAACACTTACAATTCCAAATACAAAAGCAATAGCTTCTAAAATAATAAAACTAGTAGGGGTATTATGATACGCATTCAAGAAGAAATCAAAAATTTGGTTCATAATCGCTTCTATCGGTTTTTACAATTTTCATTTGAAGTAATCCATTGTCTATTGCACCAAAAGCTTCTTTAATTTCAGAAGTTAATAATTGCATTACTGTATCATAATCTCCATAAACTTGAGTACTCAAAGGATTTTCAAGAATAGTTAAACCAGAAGCTCTAAGTTTCTTGATGAAATGAATAATAGGTTCTTCAAAATTATCTTGAAGCGGAGTAAGTGTTAACTCTACTGATATTTTCATTGAATAGTATTTCCTGCAAAAATAAAGACTATTATTCAAATAGTTTTTTCAGATCGTGTTTTGAAGTTTTTTTCATATCTAATTTAATCTCAGAATTATCAGAAATAGTATTTAGATTTATTTTATCAAAGAATATTCCCTCTAAATTTCTACCTACAACAATCAAGTTAACTCGTCCTTTTATTGGAATGTTTTTAAGAGTTAACATGTCTTCGGTCACCGTGTAAGACAAAAAAGAGTTGAGGTCTTCATACTGTACATACGTATTATAACCTGAGAAGTCAATGTTTTCTTCAATATTAAAAGAAATTTTCTTCTCTGGTTGAATGAATTTATCAATATTAATCCATTTTTCTTTTATACTTTCTAAAATAAAGGAGTTAATTTCGTTTTTCAACTCTAGGTGAATTAATTCATCTGCATTAATTATTTGTTTACTTTTAATTCTGCTTTTTTCATTTTCGGACAATGCATCAAAAGGAATATATATTCTTTTCGAAATACCACCTCCTAGTAATATAGAAATATAAACATAATTTTGATCAGTAAGATTCCATTTTATATTTGTTATAGAATCTTTTTCTGACAAGAAAATATTATTGTTTTTAAGTTTATTTCCAGGAGGATAAACTATTAACTTTTCACCTTCACGAATTTCTAGTTCTTTTCCATTAGAAGTGAACTTGATTTTTAAGACTCCCGATGTTTCTAATAATTCATCTTTTGTTGTTATGGTTGGTATATTTCGATAAAGAATTTCTTTAAAGTCAT contains:
- the pnuC gene encoding nicotinamide riboside transporter PnuC, whose protein sequence is MNQIFDFFLNAYHNTPTSFIILEAIAFVFGIVSVWYAKKENILVYPTGLVATVITVYLLYKAEYFGDMMMNFYYSVMSIYGWWNWSRKKDEKIVVPISRTNKREKVIGFVLFVATVAITYLVYQYYGYEIKTENYIDIFTSGVFFTAMWFMANKKLENWTLWIFADLITVPLYTYRGLGMLSLQYLIFTILAVQGYITWKKSLDNPKLI